The Altererythrobacter sp. ZODW24 genome window below encodes:
- a CDS encoding TonB-dependent receptor: MMKFAGRFGAALACSTALIPVTAYAQDAAAEEEAITDPNIIIVTATRRAEDVQDIPIAVTAISPVQLEKQGVVNVQNITSVSPSFSTSNAQTSSGTVVLRIRGIGTTSNNIGFESAVGIFVDGAYQSRPGVALGEFVDVERVEVLRGPQGTLFGRNTSAGALNITNVRPDLDEFGGFVNASIGSYDLRSVQGAINAPIVPGSVALRVTGAYRERDGYVTVQDGAGNEIGESNGVDQYLVRAQLGFETDSGIRGRLIGDYSNSSAGCCTAVELLQSGVETAGLFGAVGLGARGGMSAPAVATDPNDVTTMQEALDNRISSGSRVPLADIDQWGLTGEIEIPLGADADLIYIGSYREYSASESYDSAFSGLDTFNVLPGGGTNIDTMTHELRIQGDAFGGALSWLVGGYYSTEDIAQDVNFGLGEDYDQLIGALLAGASAGGTITPGSPIFVGTNPLEFLTGVDPATVRTTNSYRQESTSWSIFTHNTLEVAEGLKLTVGLRYSDEDKDGSYSQPAVNNDLCPAMLGTLDPAALGMGQLVFGNLPAAFGPTALVVGCFPFVAPADLPLSAALPLTRTFDGNFSDSELIYTGKVSYEFAAPITTYASFTHGYKSGGFNLDSTAAIAGADPSFRSETVDAYEIGAKGKFLDNAVTVNLALFYEKFQDFQVLEFTGAQFQTFNVPKAQSKGFELETVIRPDDNFTLNAGLTYVDAEYPDDCAGDSTQLNVLTLCGNSLTNAPEFVAIMGANYGKDLGSNMKWFLNASIRAESDRRTSTQARFVPSAASVANDFGGDAQAAVDAAGLVPFDVQDGNVKINLRAGIGQIDDRWGIEAWATNITNVVTRGVTFNTTLRSGSRSAFVQEPRMYGVTLRGKF, from the coding sequence ATGATGAAATTTGCAGGACGATTCGGTGCAGCGTTGGCATGCTCGACGGCTTTGATTCCGGTTACGGCCTATGCACAAGATGCCGCTGCCGAAGAAGAAGCGATCACTGATCCCAATATCATCATCGTGACGGCGACACGCCGTGCGGAGGATGTCCAAGACATTCCCATTGCTGTGACGGCCATCAGCCCAGTCCAGCTTGAAAAGCAGGGCGTTGTAAACGTTCAGAACATCACATCCGTTTCGCCCAGCTTCTCGACATCGAACGCCCAGACATCGTCAGGCACGGTCGTGCTGCGTATTCGCGGTATCGGTACAACTTCGAACAACATTGGCTTCGAAAGCGCTGTCGGTATCTTCGTTGACGGTGCGTATCAGTCACGTCCCGGCGTGGCTCTCGGCGAATTCGTCGATGTAGAGCGCGTCGAAGTCCTTCGCGGTCCGCAAGGCACTCTGTTTGGCCGCAACACGTCTGCTGGTGCGCTGAATATTACGAACGTTCGCCCTGATCTCGACGAGTTCGGTGGCTTCGTGAACGCATCGATTGGCAGTTACGATCTCCGTTCGGTTCAGGGTGCTATTAACGCACCCATCGTGCCCGGAAGCGTGGCACTTCGTGTCACCGGCGCATACCGTGAGCGTGATGGATATGTGACCGTGCAAGACGGTGCTGGCAATGAGATCGGTGAATCCAACGGTGTAGACCAGTATCTCGTTCGCGCTCAACTCGGGTTTGAAACCGATAGCGGCATTCGTGGCCGGTTGATCGGTGATTATTCGAATTCGAGCGCAGGCTGCTGTACTGCTGTTGAATTGCTGCAGTCGGGTGTTGAAACGGCCGGATTGTTTGGTGCCGTCGGCCTCGGGGCGCGAGGCGGCATGTCTGCTCCCGCTGTTGCAACCGATCCGAACGACGTCACAACGATGCAAGAAGCATTGGACAACCGCATCTCCAGCGGCAGCCGTGTTCCGCTGGCTGATATCGATCAGTGGGGTCTAACCGGTGAGATCGAAATTCCACTCGGCGCCGATGCTGACCTGATTTATATCGGTTCCTACCGCGAATACAGTGCTTCCGAGAGCTACGACTCAGCTTTCTCGGGCCTCGACACATTCAACGTTTTGCCCGGCGGCGGCACCAACATCGACACGATGACGCATGAACTGCGCATTCAGGGCGATGCCTTTGGCGGCGCACTCAGCTGGCTTGTCGGTGGTTACTACTCGACCGAAGATATCGCGCAGGACGTGAACTTCGGCCTTGGCGAAGATTACGATCAACTGATCGGTGCATTGTTGGCAGGTGCTTCTGCTGGTGGAACCATCACTCCCGGCAGCCCCATCTTCGTCGGTACAAACCCGCTTGAATTCCTGACCGGAGTTGATCCAGCGACGGTTCGGACGACAAACTCCTACCGTCAGGAAAGCACGAGCTGGTCGATCTTCACGCATAATACTCTGGAGGTTGCGGAAGGTCTGAAGCTTACCGTTGGACTGCGTTATTCGGATGAAGATAAGGATGGTTCTTACAGCCAGCCTGCCGTCAATAATGACCTTTGCCCAGCAATGCTCGGCACGCTTGATCCGGCAGCATTGGGAATGGGACAGCTGGTGTTTGGCAATCTGCCGGCGGCATTCGGTCCGACAGCCCTAGTGGTTGGCTGTTTCCCATTCGTGGCACCGGCCGACCTTCCACTGTCCGCAGCACTTCCGCTCACGCGGACGTTTGATGGTAACTTCAGCGACAGTGAACTGATCTATACCGGTAAGGTATCGTATGAGTTCGCGGCACCTATCACGACCTATGCCAGCTTTACGCATGGCTATAAGTCAGGCGGTTTCAACTTGGATTCAACGGCGGCTATCGCTGGAGCAGATCCTAGCTTCCGCTCAGAAACGGTCGATGCGTATGAAATTGGCGCGAAGGGTAAGTTCCTCGACAACGCTGTGACCGTCAATCTGGCTTTGTTCTACGAGAAATTCCAAGACTTCCAGGTCCTCGAATTCACCGGAGCGCAGTTCCAGACCTTCAACGTACCGAAGGCACAGTCAAAGGGCTTCGAGCTGGAAACAGTCATCCGTCCTGATGACAACTTCACACTCAACGCCGGCCTGACGTATGTTGATGCCGAATATCCTGACGATTGCGCTGGTGATTCCACTCAGCTCAACGTTCTAACACTTTGCGGTAATTCGCTGACGAACGCTCCGGAATTTGTCGCCATCATGGGTGCCAATTACGGTAAAGACCTCGGCAGCAACATGAAGTGGTTCTTGAATGCTTCGATCCGCGCGGAAAGTGACCGCCGGACTTCGACGCAAGCTCGCTTCGTACCTAGTGCGGCGTCGGTGGCAAACGACTTCGGCGGTGACGCGCAAGCAGCAGTTGATGCAGCTGGCCTCGTTCCCTTCGATGTTCAGGATGGCAACGTGAAGATCAACCTTCGCGCCGGTATCGGTCAGATTGATGATCGCTGGGGTATCGAAGCATGGGCCACCAACATTACCAATGTCGTGACGCGCGGTGTTACCTTTAACACCACGCTGCGCTCCGGTTCGCGCTCTGCCTTCGTGCAGGAACCACGCATGTATGGTGTGACACTTCGCGGCAAGTTCTAA
- a CDS encoding acyl-CoA dehydrogenase family protein, protein MAGLEQQSFPEIRESVRRLCAEFPGSYWQALDRERAYPTEFVQTLTKEGFLSALIPEEYGGAGLGLGAASAILEEIHRSGCNGGACHAQMYTMGTILRHGSEAQKQAILPKVASGELRLQAFGVTEPTAGTDTSRITTFAERRGDTYYVSGQKIWISRAEHSDLMVLLCRTTKREDAAKPTAGMSVLLVDLREAKDNGLTIKPVRTMLNHATTELFFDEMPVPAENLIGEEGSGFRYIIDGMNAERILIAAECIGDGRFFIDRATAYAKDRSVFGKSIGANQAVQFPIARNYAEVEAASLMVDKACDLFEAGQPCGTEANMAKMLASEASWSAADTCLQTHGGFGFAEEYDIERKFRETRLYQVAPISTNLILSHVGTHVLGMPKSF, encoded by the coding sequence ATGGCGGGTTTGGAGCAGCAGAGTTTCCCTGAGATCCGCGAGTCTGTGCGGCGGCTATGCGCTGAGTTCCCTGGATCATACTGGCAGGCGCTCGACCGGGAACGGGCATATCCTACAGAGTTCGTTCAAACGCTGACCAAGGAAGGCTTCCTGTCGGCTCTGATCCCGGAAGAATATGGCGGGGCAGGGCTGGGGCTGGGCGCGGCGAGTGCTATACTTGAGGAAATCCACCGCTCCGGCTGCAATGGCGGCGCTTGCCACGCGCAGATGTACACGATGGGCACCATCCTGCGGCATGGCAGCGAGGCGCAGAAGCAAGCAATCCTGCCTAAGGTCGCGTCAGGTGAACTGCGCTTGCAGGCATTCGGTGTGACGGAACCGACTGCGGGCACTGATACGTCACGCATCACGACTTTCGCCGAAAGGCGCGGCGATACTTATTACGTCTCGGGCCAGAAAATCTGGATCAGCCGGGCGGAGCATTCTGACTTGATGGTGCTGCTCTGCCGCACGACCAAGCGCGAGGATGCTGCCAAGCCTACTGCCGGCATGAGTGTGCTGTTGGTCGACTTGCGAGAGGCTAAGGATAATGGCCTGACCATCAAGCCGGTTCGCACCATGCTCAATCATGCTACAACCGAGCTGTTCTTCGACGAAATGCCAGTCCCGGCTGAAAACCTGATCGGCGAGGAGGGCAGCGGGTTCCGCTATATCATCGACGGCATGAATGCGGAGCGCATCCTGATCGCCGCGGAGTGCATTGGCGACGGGCGCTTCTTCATCGACCGCGCCACAGCCTATGCCAAGGACCGTAGCGTGTTCGGCAAGTCCATCGGGGCCAATCAAGCGGTGCAGTTCCCCATCGCGCGCAACTATGCCGAGGTGGAGGCCGCATCGCTGATGGTCGACAAGGCCTGTGACCTGTTCGAGGCCGGGCAGCCATGCGGTACGGAGGCGAATATGGCCAAGATGCTTGCATCCGAAGCCTCATGGTCTGCAGCAGACACATGCCTTCAAACACATGGCGGGTTCGGCTTTGCTGAGGAATATGACATCGAGCGCAAGTTCCGCGAGACGCGGCTTTATCAAGTCGCACCGATCAGCACGAATCTGATCCTCAGCCATGTCGGAACCCATGTGCTGGGTATGCCGAAGAGTTTTTAG
- a CDS encoding flavin reductase family protein — protein sequence MSYAMPSNIDDKTAFRRALGSFATGVTIVTTLDADGDPVGVTASSFNSVSLDPPLVLWSLARASLSRDAFIDSGHFAIHILTAAQQDLSNLFAKSGADKFGGLDWAPGALKSPILTEHAAVFECKTRHQYDGGDHIIMVGEVTAFEARDEAPLLFHDGQYAERRMQPATLTDDGSLASLLQGATQALDGTGIEADALEHALADRLTLDQLADAKLALRQIIDRFED from the coding sequence ATGTCTTATGCGATGCCCTCTAACATAGACGACAAAACTGCATTTCGCCGCGCGCTAGGCAGCTTCGCCACGGGTGTGACCATCGTCACGACGCTAGACGCTGATGGCGATCCGGTTGGTGTTACCGCGAGCAGCTTCAATTCCGTCTCGCTCGATCCGCCCCTGGTGTTGTGGTCGCTGGCGCGAGCCTCGCTATCGCGCGATGCCTTCATCGATAGCGGTCACTTCGCGATCCATATTTTAACCGCTGCGCAGCAGGACCTGTCCAACCTTTTTGCCAAGTCGGGCGCAGACAAATTTGGCGGTCTCGACTGGGCTCCGGGCGCACTTAAATCGCCGATCCTGACCGAACATGCCGCCGTTTTTGAATGTAAGACACGGCACCAGTACGATGGCGGTGATCACATAATAATGGTGGGTGAAGTAACCGCTTTCGAGGCGCGCGACGAGGCGCCGCTGCTATTCCATGACGGTCAATATGCCGAGCGCCGGATGCAACCCGCTACACTCACCGATGACGGCTCGCTCGCGTCACTCCTTCAGGGTGCTACGCAAGCATTGGATGGAACCGGTATCGAAGCAGACGCCCTCGAGCATGCGCTAGCTGACAGGCTGACTCTCGATCAGCTGGCTGACGCAAAACTGGCTCTGCGCCAAATCATCGACCGGTTCGAAGACTAA